Within Streptomyces sp. NBC_00704, the genomic segment CTCGGGACCGGCGCGCCCCTCCCGCACCGCCTCCGGCTCCGTCGCCGTCCCCGGCGCCCGCGCCCGGATCGCCCGCGCCGGGCGCATCTACGTCGAGGGCCGGCACGACGCCGAACTGGTCGAGAAGGTGTGGGGCGACGACCTGCGCGTCGAGGGCGTCGTCGTGGAGTACCTGGAGGGCGTCGACGACCTGCCGTCGATCGTCGCGCAGTTCGCGCCGGGCCCGGACGCGCGGCTCGGGATCCTGGTCGACCACCTCGTGCCCGGCACCAAGGAATGGCGCATCGCCCGGTCCGTGACCAGCGAACACGCCCTGGTCGTCGGCCACCCCTACATCGACGTCTGGGAAGCCGTGAAGCCCGCCTCCCTGGGCATCGAGTCCTGGCCGCGCGTGCCGCACGGGCAGGACTGGAAGACGGGGGTGTGCCGGGCCCTGGGCTGGCCGTCGGAGAACACGGGCGCGGTGTGGCAGGCGATCCTCAAGCGGGTCGGCAGCTACAAGGACCTGGAGCCGGAACTGCTGGGCCGCGTGGAGGAACTGATCGACTTCGTCACCGCCCCGGCCGCCTGACGCCCGGCACGGCCACCGCCCGAGGCGCAGGTCGACGGGCGGTGCGCCGTGGCGGGCGGGCTGTCACCGGCCTCCGTGGACAGAACGTCCGGTCCACGTCTAGTCCACCAGGTCGCGCACCACCGCGTCGGCCAGCAGTCGCCCGCGCAGGGTCAGCACCGCCCGCCCCTCGTCGTAGGCGTCGCGCAGGAGCAGGCCCTCGCCGAGCGCCCGGCGGGACGCCGCGAGGCCGTCGGGCCGCAGCAGCGCGAGCGGCGCGCCCTCCCGCAGCCGCAGCTCCAGCAGGATCCGCTCGACCCGGCGGTCCTCGTCCGAGAGCACCTCGCGCCCGGCGCCCGGCGAGCGCCCGCCCGCGAGGGCCGCCGCGTACGCGCCCGGATGCTTGACGTTCCACCAGCGCACCCCGCCCACGTGCGAGTGCGCCCCCGGCCCCGCGCCCCACCAGTCGGCGCCCCGCCAGTACAGCTCGTTGTGCAGGCAGCGGGCCGCCGGCGAGGCAGCCCAGTTGGAGACCTCGTACCAGTCGAGACCCGCCGCCGACATCACCTCGTCCGCGATCAGATAGCGGTCCGCGTGGACGTCGTCGTCGGTCATCGGCACCTCGCCGCGGCGGATGCGGCGGGCGAGGCCGGTCCCCTCCTCGACGATCAGGGCGTACGCCGAGACATGGTCGGGGCCGGCGCCCAGCGCCGCCTCCAGGGACGCCCGCCAGTCGTCGTCCGACTCGCCGGGGGTCCCGTAGATCAGGTCGAGGTTGACGTGTTCGAAGCCCTCGGCCCGCGCCTCCGCCACGCACTCCTCGGGGCGTCCCGGCGTGTGGGTGCGGTCGAGGACCTTCAAAACGTGCTGCCGGGCGCTCTGCATGCCGAAGGAGACACGGTTGAAGCCGCCCGCGCGCAGGGCCGCCAGATACGCCGGGTCCACGGACTCCGGGTTCGCCTCCGTCGTCACCTCCGCGTCCGCCGCCAGCCCGAACTCGTCGCGGATCGCGCCCAGCATCCGGACCAGGTCGGACGCGCCCAGCAGCGTCGGAGTGCCGCCGCCGACGAAGACCGTGGCGACCTCGCGCGGGTCGTCGCCGAGGACCTTGCGGGCCAGCCGGATCTCGTCGATCAGGGTGTCCGCGTAGTTGTCCCTGGAGGCGAGGACACCGCCGGTGCCGCGCAGCTCGGTGGCCGTGTAGGTGTTGAAGTCGCAGTACCCGCAGCGGGTCGCGCAGTACGGGACGTGCAGGTAGAACCCGAGGGGACGGTCGGCGGCGCCGGCGAGCGCGTGCGCCGGGAGCGCGCCGTCGTCGGGGACCGGCTCGCCGTCGGGAAGTGCGGAAGGCATGTCGCCCATTGTCCCGCACGCCGGCGCGAACCCGCGTAGGGCGCCGGACCCCGGGGCCGAGCGCGGGCGCGGCCACGGAGGAGCGGCCGAGGGACCCGGCCGGGGGAACCGGTCTCAGGACAGGAGGTCCGCTCCCAGCGGACGGCCCGGGCCGGCGCCCGGCAGGACGTAGGCCAGCGCCGAGCCCCGCGTCTCGGTGAACCCGCTCAGCTCGTCCTGGGTCGCCATCCGCCGCTGCACCCGGGTGAACAGGGCGGGGTCCCGCATGAAGGCGAGGAACAGCAGGCCCTGGTCGGTGGGGCCGTCGGCGTAGGAGTAGCAGCGGCGCAGCATCCTGGCTCCGGCGTCGTGCTGGGGTCCGACCACGCCGACGTGGGAGCGCGCCGGGGTGAGGAGGCGGCCCTCCGGGGACTTGGCGAAGACGTCGACGTCGGCGTGCTCGGGGCCGCCGGACAGCGGGCCGCCCGTCGAGCGGCGCCTGCCGACGATCTCCTCCTGGCGGTGCACGGCGAGCCGGGCGAAGTCCTCCACCCGCAGCTGGACCCGCCGGACGACGAGGTAGGTGGCGTCGTCCGTCCACACCCAGCGCTCGCACTCCTGCGCGTCCGGGTTGGCGCTGCCGTTCTTGAAGCCGAGCAGGTCACGCGGGGTGCCGCCGTCGTCCGGGGGCGGCGGCAGGAAACCGGACTGCCGCCAGCGCGGGCGCAGGGTCTCCCCGGCCAGCCGGGTGAGGGCCTCGGCGGTCTCCTCGGCCGTGTCCGAGTCGTCGGCGCACAGCTGCACGAGCACGTCGCCGCCGCAGCGGGCCGGATCGAGGCGGTCGCCGGGGAACGCGGGCAGCTCCCGCAGGGCCGCGGGGGCGGTCACGCCGAGACGGGCGGGCAGGCGCGGTCCGACGCCGACGGTGGCGGTGAGCCGGTCCTGCGGGGCACCGTCGGCGTCCCCGGCCTCGGCGAGCGCGTCGGTCCACGCGCCCAGCACCTCCTTCAGCGCCCGCGCGCCCGCCGCTCCGCGCACGGCGGGATCGAGGTCGTAGGCCAGGAGCAGCGCGGTGGCCTGCTGGGGCGTCGTCACACCGGCCTGGCGCACGCCGCGGACGTCGTGACCGCCGGGACCCGGGCGGGAGCCCGAGCCGGCGGCGGGCCCGGGGGCGCCGCGGTGCGGCGGACCGGCCGTGCGGGTACAGGCGGTCGCGCTCAGCCCGAGGCCGGCGCCGGCGCCGACGCCGGCGATCAGGACGCGTCGACGCGGAGGCGCGTCGATGGGGACATTCGTTGCCTTCGGCACGAACCGGACGATACATCCGCGGCGGCGGACAGCCGCATTCCCCCGCCCTCCCCCGCCGCCACCCCGGCGAGCGCTACTCCGCCTGGAGCACCAGCAGCGCCAGGTCGTCCTCCGGGGGGTGCTCGCCGAAGGCGTGGACCAGGCCCCGGATCCGCTCCGCGATCAGGTCCGCGTCGAGGCCGACGCAGCCCGCCAGCGCGGCGGCGAGGCCCGCGTCGTCGTCGAACTGCCGCGGGCCGGACCGCCGCTCGGTGACGCCGTCGGTCACGCACAGCAGCGTGTCGCCCGGCCGCAGCCGCAGGCTGTCGCACGTGTAGGCGACGTCCTCGATGACCCCCAGCAGGGTCTGCGGATGCCCCGCCGTGGCGACCGAGCCGTCCGGGCCGAGCAGCAGCGGCAGCGGGTGCCCGGCGGAGGCGAGGGTGCAGCGCACACCGCCCTCGAACGGGGCCAGCTCGCCGTAGAGGAGGGAGAGGAAGCGGGTCTGCGGGCCGTCGCCCGGAACGACGGGTCCGACGAAGGCCCGGGCGGCCGCGTCGGCGGCCTCGGTCGCGTCGTCGAGGAGCAACTGGTTGAGCCGGTCCAGGACGTCGGCCACGCCGTAGCCCTCGCGGGCCAGGAGCCGGAGCCAGGGCCGGGCCAGGCCGATGACCACGGCCGCCTCGGGCCCCTTGCCCTGTACGTCGCCCACCGCGAAGCACCAGCGGCCGTCCCCCGCCGGGAACAGGTCGTAGAAATCGCCGCTCGGCCCGCCCTGCTCGCGCGGCTCGTAGACGAGAGCGCTGCGCAGGCCGGGGATCTCGGCGACCGCACCGGGCAGCAGCCCGCGCTGGAGGACGGCGCTGATGGTGGCCTGGCGGGCGTACTGACGGGCCGCCCCGATGGCCAGCGCCACCCGGCGGCCCAGATCCTCGACGAGTCCGGTCACCTCGTCGGGGAAGGCCTCCGGCCCGGCGCGCCCGATCACCAGCGTGCCCAGCGGGCGGCCGCCCGCGATCAGCCGGTAGGCGAGCGACGCGCCGTGCCGGCCGAGCACCGCGCCGGGCCAGGGAAACGGCTCGGGCCCGGAGCGCGGACCGCCGTCGGGCGGACACGGCGGCTCCTTCTCCAGGGTCCGGCGCAGTTCCTCGATGCGGTTCTCGCTGGCGTGCCATACCCGGGCCAGTCGCGGTCCCGGCCCGCCGGCCCACTCACCGCGCCCGCTGACCTCGTCCTCCAGCCACACCGCGCACCAGTCGGCGAGACGCGGCACGAGCAGCTGGCCGGTCAGCGCCGCCACCAGGTCCTCGTCGAGCTGCCCGGCGAGCAGGTCGGACGCCTCGGCGAGGAAGGACAGCGCGCCCCGGTTGAGCCACTCCCGGTCCCCCCGGGCGATCGGCTCCCGCTGCGCCTGGGACGGGAGGCGCGGGTGGGCGTGGAGGTGCGGGTTGGTGTGAGGGTGCGGCTGGGGAGAGGGGTGCGGGTGAGGGCCGTCGTGGCCGGGGGCGGCGGGATCCGGGAGGGCGTCGTGGCCGCGCCCCGCCCGGCCGCGTCCGCCGCCGCCGGCGGAACGGGAAGCCGGATCCAGGCCCGCCGCCGACGCGTCAAGCCCCACGGCCCGGTCGAGCCCCACAGCTCGGTCGAGCACCGAGCCCTGCGCGGAAGCCGCCTGGCGCACACCAGAGGTCTCCGGGTCGCAGGCCGGGGCCGGGGGCGTGGTCGTGGTCGTCGGCAGGAGTCTCGCCCAGACGGTCTTCGTGCCCTTGCGGTACGTCACCCCCCAGGCGTCGGCCAGGGCGGCGACCAGCCGCAGGCCGCGCCCGTACTCGGGGATCTCGCACGGGGTCTCGCCGGAGCCCTCGCGCGGGGCACGAGTGGGGTGGCGGTCGCCGACCTCGACGACGACCGCCGGGCAGCCGCCGGGGCCGCCGGGCTCCTCCTCCAGCCGGCACACCAGCTCCAGATCGGTGCCGGCGTGCACGACGGCGTTGGTGACCAGTTCGCTGACGACGAGCACCGCGTCCTGGGCGAGAGCCTCGCCGCACTCCTCGGCCAGCGGCCGGCCCGGCGCCGCCCACTCCGACACCGCGGCGCGCACCAGGTCGCGGGCGGCGCCGGGCGCCAGGGGGCTCCCGGC encodes:
- a CDS encoding DUF3097 domain-containing protein encodes the protein MREYSTDLTPSWKKPKPVPEVPADPGLVVEEPGTGFCGAVIRCEAGTVTLEDRFGKHRVFPLEPGGFLLEGRTVTLVRPASGPARPSRTASGSVAVPGARARIARAGRIYVEGRHDAELVEKVWGDDLRVEGVVVEYLEGVDDLPSIVAQFAPGPDARLGILVDHLVPGTKEWRIARSVTSEHALVVGHPYIDVWEAVKPASLGIESWPRVPHGQDWKTGVCRALGWPSENTGAVWQAILKRVGSYKDLEPELLGRVEELIDFVTAPAA
- a CDS encoding SpoIIE family protein phosphatase, whose amino-acid sequence is MGAIPTQRETVSRTGGAPAHAPGLPSVRAALAGSPLAPGAARDLVRAAVSEWAAPGRPLAEECGEALAQDAVLVVSELVTNAVVHAGTDLELVCRLEEEPGGPGGCPAVVVEVGDRHPTRAPREGSGETPCEIPEYGRGLRLVAALADAWGVTYRKGTKTVWARLLPTTTTTPPAPACDPETSGVRQAASAQGSVLDRAVGLDRAVGLDASAAGLDPASRSAGGGGRGRAGRGHDALPDPAAPGHDGPHPHPSPQPHPHTNPHLHAHPRLPSQAQREPIARGDREWLNRGALSFLAEASDLLAGQLDEDLVAALTGQLLVPRLADWCAVWLEDEVSGRGEWAGGPGPRLARVWHASENRIEELRRTLEKEPPCPPDGGPRSGPEPFPWPGAVLGRHGASLAYRLIAGGRPLGTLVIGRAGPEAFPDEVTGLVEDLGRRVALAIGAARQYARQATISAVLQRGLLPGAVAEIPGLRSALVYEPREQGGPSGDFYDLFPAGDGRWCFAVGDVQGKGPEAAVVIGLARPWLRLLAREGYGVADVLDRLNQLLLDDATEAADAAARAFVGPVVPGDGPQTRFLSLLYGELAPFEGGVRCTLASAGHPLPLLLGPDGSVATAGHPQTLLGVIEDVAYTCDSLRLRPGDTLLCVTDGVTERRSGPRQFDDDAGLAAALAGCVGLDADLIAERIRGLVHAFGEHPPEDDLALLVLQAE
- a CDS encoding Dyp-type peroxidase — its product is MPKATNVPIDAPPRRRVLIAGVGAGAGLGLSATACTRTAGPPHRGAPGPAAGSGSRPGPGGHDVRGVRQAGVTTPQQATALLLAYDLDPAVRGAAGARALKEVLGAWTDALAEAGDADGAPQDRLTATVGVGPRLPARLGVTAPAALRELPAFPGDRLDPARCGGDVLVQLCADDSDTAEETAEALTRLAGETLRPRWRQSGFLPPPPDDGGTPRDLLGFKNGSANPDAQECERWVWTDDATYLVVRRVQLRVEDFARLAVHRQEEIVGRRRSTGGPLSGGPEHADVDVFAKSPEGRLLTPARSHVGVVGPQHDAGARMLRRCYSYADGPTDQGLLFLAFMRDPALFTRVQRRMATQDELSGFTETRGSALAYVLPGAGPGRPLGADLLS
- the hemW gene encoding radical SAM family heme chaperone HemW, with protein sequence MPSALPDGEPVPDDGALPAHALAGAADRPLGFYLHVPYCATRCGYCDFNTYTATELRGTGGVLASRDNYADTLIDEIRLARKVLGDDPREVATVFVGGGTPTLLGASDLVRMLGAIRDEFGLAADAEVTTEANPESVDPAYLAALRAGGFNRVSFGMQSARQHVLKVLDRTHTPGRPEECVAEARAEGFEHVNLDLIYGTPGESDDDWRASLEAALGAGPDHVSAYALIVEEGTGLARRIRRGEVPMTDDDVHADRYLIADEVMSAAGLDWYEVSNWAASPAARCLHNELYWRGADWWGAGPGAHSHVGGVRWWNVKHPGAYAAALAGGRSPGAGREVLSDEDRRVERILLELRLREGAPLALLRPDGLAASRRALGEGLLLRDAYDEGRAVLTLRGRLLADAVVRDLVD